A region of the Desulfuromonadales bacterium genome:
TCGCATTCCGGTCCCCAGAACCAGTACGCCGTAGATATCGCCATGCCGCAAGGGACGAGGATTCTGGCCGCCAGGTCGGGGGTGATCATGGATGTGGCCAACGACTTTTTCACCGGCGGAGGGGATGCTCGGTTCCGGGGGAAGGCCAACTACGTCCGGGTGCTGCACGACGATGGAACGATGGCGGTCTACGCCCACCTCAAGCTGGAGACGGTGCAATACCCCATCGGCTCAAGGATCGAAGAGGGCCAGTTCATCGCCGAGGCCGGCAGCACCGGCTACTCCACGGGACCGCACCTGCATTTTGCCGTCCAGAAGAATTTCGGGATGGAATTGAGGTCCCTGCCGTTCGTTTTTGCGGACAAATACGGAAGGCCTTTTACCCCCGAGGCCGGGATGAAGGTTTCCATGAATTGAGAAAACCGGGCGGCATGTGCCATTGAGAATTTTCACCGCCCTGTGTAAGATAGGGTCAACTCAAGTGAAAGGAGGATTTGCGCATGTTCGGACTTGGAACCCAGGAGTTGATCATCATCCTTGTCCTGGTGCTCATGATTTTTGGCGCCGGCAAGCTTCCCCAGGTAGGCAGCGCCTTGGGCAAGGGACTGCGAAACCTGAAGGATGGGTTGAAAGATGTGACCGAGGAGAAAGAGGAGGAGAACAAACCGGCGCCACTGGAAAAGAGGAAGGAAGACCCGTCTGCCGATCTGCCGCCAAAATGAAGCCCGCCCCCCTATTTTATTGATCTGAAAACCCCGCACCGATCCATTCCGGCAGCCTGACCCTGTTGGTTATTTCGGCAGAACTGCCCGGTCCTGCGCCGCTTTTTTTCCGCTCGCCGGGTTGCATTCAGCGGGTGTTTCGGGCTAAGCTTAGTCTGTGAATTGATTTCCCGCACCGGAGGATGAATGGCGATGAAATATGGGCTGGCTGTTTTTCCAGGGGGCCTGCTTCTGATCATGCTGGCAGCCGGAACGCTTTTCGCTTCCGAAAGTGCCTGCCCGAATCCCCTGATCAAGCCCCCGCGGGTCTTTCTCCAGACCGACCACCTGAAGGGTCCCGCCCCCCCCGAGTCGAATGGCAATTCTGCCGACGAGAAGGGATACCGGCTCAACGAGGCGCTCATCGGCGGCAGCCCGGTTGCCGGCTCTACCCAAACCGACAAATCCTCCGTCGAACTTGCTGCGGAACAGGACCTGGCCGCCCTGCGCATCAAGAACGACAGCAGCGTCACCCCGTACGTCGGCGCCGGTGTCGCCACCGGTCCCGACGCGGAGGCGACCCCGGGCCTCTCCAGATACGAAGCGGAACGAGAGGCCGAGCGGCAGGAATACCTGCTCGGCGCCGGCCTGAAATGTGACCTGAGCCAATCCGCCCGGCTCAATCTCGGCTACCGCTACTCGACCGGCAACCTGCCCGAAGAGCTCTCCGGCCTCGGCCTGAACCCCGCCGAACCCGCGAGCGACGACCACCACCTCTCATTCGGTCTGAAACTCGATTTCTGACCTGCCTTTACCCCATGCTCCCCAGGCTGGCCAGCGACACCAGATCCGCCAGGCGAACCCCGCCCGTCTCTCCCCGTACCATCAGGTCGCAGCGCCCCTGCCGGGTGAAGCCGGCCGCTCGCAGCAGCGACTGAAGCGGCGAGGATTCGATCGCGTCCGTTACCAACTCGGTCCGCTCCGCCGCCGCCCCGAGAACGGCCAGCAGCAGACGGCGGTTCTCCCGCGGGCAGCACTCTGCGGAGATCCACGGCCCGAGCACCTGCATGCCCTGGCCGCCCTGCAGCAGCGCCACCGTGCGGCCGCAGGCGAAGACCTCTCCCGCCCGGGCCAGTGGCGACAGCAGACGGTTGCGCGACTCACCCCAGACCTGGACGTCGCCGGCCAGAAGCCCCGCGATATCCGTCTTTCCTTCTTCGGCCAGGCTTCCGCCTTCCGCCTTGAGCGTCCAGCGCACCACCCCATCGATGACGGCGAACCCCTTCTTCTCGTACAGGGGGCGCCCCGAGGGTGAGGCGGTCAGCCAGATGCTCGCGACGCCCAGCCGCTCCAGCACGTCCACGGCGTGGTCGAAAAGCAGGGCCCCATAGCCGCGTCCACGGCAGGTGCCAGGAACGATCAGGTTGCCGATCCAGCCGCTTTTCTCGTGCGCCACGGCGGTGACGAAGCCGAGCACGTCTTCGCCGCGGCGCAGGACGAAGGCGCTCCCCGCCAGCGGCCCGCGGAAGAGGGCCAGTTCGCTTTTCGGCACCCGCCAGCCTTCCGCCCGCGCCAGAGCAAGAAAGACCTGCCAGTCCGCATCCGTCGGCGCCATGATTTCCATAATCCCTCCTCGGCAACGGCAAGGGGAACGCCTTGCTTATTGCCTTCATCCTTCCTTTCATGCCACTTTCCGCTGCGAGCGGCAGAGGGTCAGCAGTTCCTGGTCGGAGAGCGGCCGCTTGTTGCGCTGGGAGATGCTGCGCACCCGCTCCAGCAGGTCGTTCGCCTCGAGCCGGTCGAGTTCGATGCCGAGCTGGCGCAGGCGGTGGATCAGGCCGTGGCTCCCCGAGTGCTTGCCGAGCACCAGGTGGCGGGCGAGGCCGACCTCGGCCGGGTCGAATCCCTCGTAGTTGCCCGGATTCTTCAGCACGCCGTCGGCGTGCAGCCCCGATTCGTGGGAGAAGACCTTTTCCCCGACCACCGCCTTCCACTCGGGGACCGGCCGGCAGCTGGCTTTCCCGACGAAGCGCGAGAGCTCGACGAAGCGGTGGGTGTCGATACCCGGATCGACGCCGCAGGCGTGCTTGAGGGCCATCACCACCTCCTCCAGGGCGGCGTTGCCGGCCCGCTCCCCCAGTCCGTTGACGGTGGTGTTGACGAAGGTCGCCCCGGCGCGCAGGCCGGCGATGGCGTTGGCGGTCGCCATCCCCAGGTCGTTGTGGGTGTGCACCTCGATATCCAGGTCGGGGACCCGCTGCCGCAGGAACCGGATATTCTCGTACATGCAGAAGGGATCGAGAATGCCGAGGGTGTCGCAGTAGCGGAAGCGGTCGGCCCCCATCCCCCTGGCGATGGTCATCAGTTCGGCCAGGAAGTCGAGGTCGGCGCGGCTGGAGTCCTCGCCGCCGACCGAGACGTAGAGC
Encoded here:
- a CDS encoding twin-arginine translocase TatA/TatE family subunit, whose amino-acid sequence is MFGLGTQELIIILVLVLMIFGAGKLPQVGSALGKGLRNLKDGLKDVTEEKEEENKPAPLEKRKEDPSADLPPK
- a CDS encoding GNAT family N-acetyltransferase; the protein is MEIMAPTDADWQVFLALARAEGWRVPKSELALFRGPLAGSAFVLRRGEDVLGFVTAVAHEKSGWIGNLIVPGTCRGRGYGALLFDHAVDVLERLGVASIWLTASPSGRPLYEKKGFAVIDGVVRWTLKAEGGSLAEEGKTDIAGLLAGDVQVWGESRNRLLSPLARAGEVFACGRTVALLQGGQGMQVLGPWISAECCPRENRRLLLAVLGAAAERTELVTDAIESSPLQSLLRAAGFTRQGRCDLMVRGETGGVRLADLVSLASLGSMG
- the nifV gene encoding homocitrate synthase, which gives rise to MKERKIVIDDTTLRDGEQTAGVVFSLEEKKRIARMLDQIGVQELECGIPAMGAEEQASVRALVDMGLAARLITWNRAVVADIQASIDAGVTAVDISLSVSDLHIAHKLRKSRDWVREQLKVALGFAKERGLYVSVGGEDSSRADLDFLAELMTIARGMGADRFRYCDTLGILDPFCMYENIRFLRQRVPDLDIEVHTHNDLGMATANAIAGLRAGATFVNTTVNGLGERAGNAALEEVVMALKHACGVDPGIDTHRFVELSRFVGKASCRPVPEWKAVVGEKVFSHESGLHADGVLKNPGNYEGFDPAEVGLARHLVLGKHSGSHGLIHRLRQLGIELDRLEANDLLERVRSISQRNKRPLSDQELLTLCRSQRKVA